A window of the Streptomyces finlayi genome harbors these coding sequences:
- a CDS encoding SCO5717 family growth-regulating ATPase — MNGDRDEIRGGWNTPVDESSDADPAEMTGEFTIDYTPPAWYTQNAAGDSSGGAGSHLAPPPPPNGAPVSVPGLPAGSGFEPNWAASRSEEASAAAPASGPASGAAPGTGPADGEPSAAPESAAPSASSTSSAPSASSVSSASSAAPGGSGAAAEPFGGGDVESGATMRFSPAALKREIEEREAAAGAEAAISGPGSGTGASSEAGAGSGTGSGSGSGREPDSSDAPDQSAPDVTPVTDETGSAPEASEDGPADGAGAPSASVAAGPSPAVDMTPEAPGNPGPASAAATPAAPADEHSDASADAAPPEAPPAEAPPHSSPAPWAPAPPVPGALPPLPPAFQPAAPQPAAPQAAAEWPAPAPTHGAPGGYGFPHTAQAPQPPQAPVPADRPNLPVPQGGYGFPQASQPQAPAPQAPQAPQAPQAPQAPQAPQAPQAPQAPQQHGQGGYGFPQAPGGYGFPQPPHMPPDPAPQQPHFPAQSAPLPPQAQQHQQQPQQPQQPVQGTPNLPAPLAPVPPQQQQPPQHQLYQAPPQHPQYQQHPQQQAPQGAPQGPPVDPRTGSAWPTSVTHDQRERSVPGAPLGYTAAVELSSDRLVRGKQKAKSSRNPSASARFKLGGKKEEIERQRKLELIRTPVLSCYRIAVISLKGGVGKTTTTTALGSTLATERQDKILAIDANPDAGTLGRRVRRETGATIRDLVQAIPYLNSYMDIRRFTSQAPSGLEIIANDVDPAVSTTFNDEDYRRAIDVLGKQYPIILTDSGTGLLYSAMRGVLDLADQLIIISTPSVDGASSASTTLDWLSAHGYADLVQRSLTVISGVRETGKMIKVDDIVQHFETRCRGVIVVPFDEHLSAGAEVDLDMMRPKTREAYFNLSALVAEDFARAQQQQGLWTADGRSQPPQFAPPMPGHQTPGQQTPGQQPYVPQQQPGQPLPGQPQAGQPYQPYPPQQQPHPQQPYQQQPYGGQQPPQQQPHQQPYPPHPGPGAQQNGWQQSLPPQAQSGTNPAGAPPAHPQHDGRSGESELQGPVPPAGWQQQPPQPPPAPQQ, encoded by the coding sequence GTGAACGGCGATCGGGACGAGATCCGCGGGGGATGGAACACGCCCGTCGACGAGTCGTCCGACGCGGATCCCGCCGAGATGACGGGTGAGTTCACCATCGACTACACCCCTCCCGCCTGGTACACGCAGAACGCTGCGGGGGATTCGTCAGGCGGTGCCGGTTCGCATCTGGCACCGCCTCCGCCGCCGAACGGGGCGCCGGTCTCCGTACCGGGGCTGCCTGCGGGGAGCGGCTTCGAGCCCAACTGGGCCGCTTCGCGCTCCGAGGAGGCTTCGGCCGCAGCGCCTGCTTCCGGGCCTGCTTCCGGAGCTGCGCCCGGCACAGGCCCTGCGGACGGTGAACCCTCGGCTGCGCCCGAGTCCGCCGCTCCGTCGGCATCTTCCACGTCGTCGGCGCCCTCGGCGTCTTCCGTGTCCTCGGCCTCATCCGCCGCGCCCGGCGGCTCCGGTGCCGCGGCGGAGCCGTTCGGTGGTGGCGACGTGGAGAGCGGCGCGACCATGCGGTTCTCACCCGCAGCCCTGAAGCGGGAGATCGAGGAACGGGAAGCGGCAGCCGGGGCGGAGGCGGCGATCTCCGGGCCGGGCTCTGGAACGGGCGCGAGCTCCGAAGCGGGCGCGGGCTCCGGAACGGGCTCCGGCTCCGGCTCCGGCCGTGAACCGGACTCTTCGGACGCTCCGGACCAGTCGGCCCCGGACGTCACCCCGGTGACGGACGAGACCGGGAGTGCGCCTGAGGCGTCGGAGGACGGGCCGGCGGACGGGGCCGGTGCTCCGTCGGCCTCCGTGGCGGCCGGTCCCTCGCCTGCCGTGGACATGACCCCCGAGGCGCCGGGGAACCCCGGGCCCGCCAGCGCGGCAGCCACACCCGCCGCACCGGCCGACGAGCACTCGGACGCCTCCGCGGACGCGGCGCCCCCGGAGGCACCGCCGGCCGAAGCTCCCCCTCACTCCTCCCCTGCACCCTGGGCCCCGGCGCCGCCCGTACCGGGCGCCCTGCCGCCGCTGCCGCCCGCCTTCCAGCCGGCCGCCCCGCAGCCCGCCGCGCCCCAGGCGGCGGCGGAGTGGCCCGCGCCGGCACCGACGCACGGAGCTCCCGGCGGTTACGGCTTCCCGCACACGGCACAGGCACCTCAGCCGCCGCAGGCACCGGTTCCGGCGGACCGGCCCAACCTCCCGGTTCCGCAGGGCGGTTACGGATTCCCCCAGGCCTCGCAGCCGCAGGCACCTGCCCCGCAGGCACCGCAGGCACCGCAGGCACCGCAGGCACCGCAGGCACCGCAGGCACCGCAGGCACCGCAGGCACCGCAGGCACCGCAGCAGCACGGTCAGGGCGGCTACGGATTCCCGCAGGCACCGGGCGGTTACGGATTCCCGCAGCCGCCCCATATGCCTCCGGACCCCGCCCCTCAGCAGCCGCACTTCCCCGCGCAGAGCGCACCGCTGCCTCCGCAGGCCCAGCAGCACCAGCAGCAACCGCAGCAACCGCAGCAACCGGTCCAGGGGACACCCAACCTGCCCGCACCCCTCGCTCCCGTCCCGCCGCAACAACAGCAGCCTCCACAGCACCAGCTCTACCAGGCTCCTCCGCAGCACCCCCAGTACCAGCAGCATCCCCAGCAGCAGGCACCACAGGGCGCACCGCAGGGGCCCCCCGTGGACCCCCGCACCGGCAGCGCCTGGCCGACCTCGGTCACCCACGACCAGCGCGAGCGTTCCGTGCCGGGCGCCCCGCTCGGCTACACGGCCGCCGTGGAGCTCTCCTCGGACCGCCTGGTCCGCGGCAAGCAGAAGGCCAAGAGCAGCCGCAACCCCTCCGCCTCCGCCCGGTTCAAGCTGGGCGGCAAGAAGGAGGAGATCGAGCGGCAGCGCAAGCTGGAGCTGATCCGTACACCGGTGCTGTCCTGCTACCGGATCGCGGTCATCAGCCTCAAGGGCGGTGTCGGAAAGACCACGACGACGACGGCCCTCGGTTCCACCCTGGCCACCGAGCGGCAGGACAAGATCCTCGCCATCGACGCCAACCCGGACGCCGGCACGCTCGGCCGCCGGGTGCGCCGCGAGACCGGGGCCACGATCCGTGACCTGGTCCAGGCGATCCCGTACCTCAACTCGTACATGGACATCCGTCGCTTCACCTCGCAGGCGCCCTCCGGTCTGGAGATCATCGCCAACGACGTGGACCCTGCCGTCTCGACGACGTTCAACGACGAGGACTACCGGCGCGCGATCGACGTGCTCGGCAAGCAGTACCCGATCATCCTGACGGACTCGGGCACCGGTCTGCTGTACAGCGCGATGCGCGGGGTGCTGGACCTCGCGGACCAGCTGATCATCATCTCGACGCCGTCGGTCGACGGTGCCTCCAGTGCGTCGACGACGCTGGACTGGCTGTCGGCCCACGGGTACGCGGACCTGGTGCAGCGTTCCCTCACGGTCATCTCCGGAGTCCGTGAGACCGGAAAGATGATCAAGGTCGACGACATCGTGCAGCACTTCGAGACCCGCTGTCGCGGCGTCATCGTGGTGCCCTTCGACGAGCACCTCTCGGCGGGCGCCGAGGTCGACCTCGACATGATGCGGCCGAAGACCCGCGAGGCGTACTTCAACCTCTCGGCGCTGGTCGCCGAGGACTTCGCGCGGGCCCAGCAGCAGCAGGGACTGTGGACCGCGGACGGCCGCAGCCAGCCGCCGCAGTTCGCCCCGCCGATGCCCGGACACCAGACGCCGGGTCAGCAGACGCCGGGTCAGCAGCCGTACGTGCCTCAGCAGCAGCCAGGACAGCCGCTGCCGGGGCAGCCGCAGGCCGGGCAGCCCTACCAGCCGTACCCGCCGCAGCAGCAGCCACACCCGCAACAGCCCTATCAGCAGCAGCCGTACGGTGGACAGCAGCCCCCGCAGCAGCAGCCTCACCAGCAGCCGTACCCGCCGCACCCCGGCCCCGGCGCGCAGCAGAACGGCTGGCAGCAGTCGCTTCCCCCGCAGGCCCAGTCGGGTACGAATCCGGCCGGAGCCCCGCCGGCGCACCCGCAGCACGACGGCCGGTCCGGGGAGTCGGAATTGCAGGGTCCGGTTCCGCCCGCAGGATGGCAGCAGCAGCCTCCGCAGCCCCCACCAGCCCCTCAACAGTAG
- a CDS encoding ABC transporter substrate-binding protein — protein sequence MVTRVPPLSSRPRRSMRLLLASCAAALALAAGSVVPGNPLAPAPQEAQADDSGKTTLTVAVAQSVDSLSPFLAQRLLSTSIHRLMYDYLTNYDAKDNHAIPALATQWEPSPDKLTWTYTIRSDSKWSDGQKVTAEDAAWTFNKMMTDEAAATSNGSFVGNFRKVTAPTPEQLVIELKKPQATMTALDVPIVPKHVWEKVGDFSKFNNDQKFPIVGNGPFILTDYKVDSYVRLKANKDFWRGSPKFDEIVFRYYKDQDAAVAALRKGEVSFVAGSPSLTPAQSASLKTAENIKVNDAPGRRFYALATNPGARTKDGTKFGDGHPALLDQKVRQALFMAVDRETVIDKVFQGHAVEGAGYIPPRFSDYFWQPSADQKLSYDPAKAAAMLDEAGYRKNGAGKRVGKDGKPLDFRILCHATDPNDKAIGKYLQEWWGDLGIGLKVDCIDNVSDPWYAGEYDLAFDGWSVNPDPDFVMSIHTCAALPAKPKESAATDNFICDKQYDELYAKQLAEYDPAKRADLVKQMESRLYDTGYMNVMAYPNAVEAYRTDHIKSITTMPSAAGNIYGQDGYWSWWSAVPAAGASSGSSDDGGSSTGVLVGIGVAVVVLVGGGLLFAMRRRSTAEDRE from the coding sequence ATGGTCACAAGAGTTCCACCTCTCTCTTCCCGTCCCCGCCGCAGCATGCGTCTCCTGCTGGCCTCCTGCGCGGCCGCGCTCGCGCTCGCCGCCGGTTCGGTCGTACCCGGAAATCCGCTCGCACCCGCGCCGCAGGAGGCCCAGGCCGACGACAGCGGCAAGACGACCCTGACGGTCGCGGTCGCACAGAGCGTCGACTCCCTGAGCCCGTTCCTCGCGCAGCGCCTGCTCAGCACGAGCATCCACCGGCTCATGTACGACTACCTGACCAACTACGACGCCAAGGACAACCACGCGATCCCCGCGCTCGCCACCCAGTGGGAACCGTCGCCGGACAAACTGACCTGGACGTACACGATCCGTTCCGACTCGAAGTGGTCGGACGGGCAGAAGGTCACCGCCGAGGACGCCGCGTGGACCTTCAACAAGATGATGACCGACGAGGCCGCGGCCACCTCCAACGGCAGCTTCGTCGGCAACTTCAGGAAGGTCACCGCTCCGACGCCGGAGCAGCTCGTCATCGAGCTGAAGAAGCCGCAGGCCACGATGACGGCGCTCGACGTGCCGATCGTCCCGAAGCACGTCTGGGAGAAGGTCGGTGACTTCTCCAAGTTCAACAACGACCAGAAGTTCCCGATCGTGGGGAACGGCCCGTTCATCCTGACGGACTACAAGGTCGACAGCTACGTGAGGCTCAAGGCGAACAAGGACTTCTGGCGCGGCTCGCCCAAGTTCGACGAGATCGTCTTCCGCTACTACAAGGACCAGGACGCCGCCGTCGCCGCCCTGCGCAAGGGCGAGGTCTCCTTCGTCGCGGGCAGCCCCAGCCTGACGCCCGCTCAGTCCGCCTCGTTGAAGACCGCGGAGAACATCAAGGTCAACGACGCGCCCGGCCGGCGCTTCTACGCGCTGGCGACCAACCCGGGCGCACGCACGAAGGACGGCACGAAGTTCGGTGACGGACATCCGGCGCTGCTCGACCAGAAGGTCCGTCAGGCGCTCTTCATGGCCGTCGACCGCGAGACCGTCATCGACAAGGTCTTCCAGGGCCACGCCGTGGAGGGTGCGGGCTACATCCCGCCGCGCTTCTCCGACTACTTCTGGCAGCCGTCCGCCGACCAGAAGCTCAGCTACGACCCGGCGAAGGCCGCCGCGATGCTCGACGAGGCGGGCTACAGGAAGAACGGTGCGGGCAAGCGCGTCGGCAAGGACGGCAAGCCGCTCGACTTCCGCATCCTGTGCCACGCCACGGACCCGAACGACAAGGCGATCGGCAAGTACCTCCAGGAGTGGTGGGGCGACCTCGGCATCGGCCTGAAGGTGGACTGCATCGACAACGTCTCCGACCCCTGGTACGCCGGTGAGTACGACCTCGCCTTCGACGGCTGGTCCGTCAACCCGGACCCGGACTTCGTGATGTCGATCCACACCTGCGCCGCACTGCCCGCCAAGCCGAAGGAGTCCGCGGCGACGGACAACTTCATCTGCGACAAGCAGTACGACGAGCTCTACGCGAAGCAGCTGGCCGAGTACGACCCCGCCAAGCGCGCCGATCTGGTGAAGCAGATGGAGTCACGGCTGTACGACACCGGGTACATGAATGTCATGGCCTATCCGAACGCCGTCGAGGCGTACCGTACCGACCACATCAAGTCGATCACGACGATGCCGTCCGCCGCGGGCAACATCTACGGCCAGGACGGGTACTGGAGCTGGTGGTCGGCGGTTCCGGCCGCCGGGGCGTCGAGCGGTTCCTCCGACGACGGTGGCAGCTCCACCGGAGTCCTCGTCGGGATCGGCGTCGCCGTCGTCGTCCTCGTCGGTGGCGGACTGCTGTTCGCCATGCGTCGTCGTTCCACCGCGGAAGACCGTGAATAG
- a CDS encoding ABC transporter permease — MSTDSTPALLKSAPGVDSAQTDGPAPAGPSARGPRSRSTTAYLRYVAGKLAGAAVSLFAVLVTSFFLFRLIPGDPVKQMTGGRQVSTEQIAAMRREFGLDLPLWQQFTQYCGKALTGDFGTSYQFRAPVMDKISEALPATLLLTGTAFVIYTVIGIWLGARSAWRNGSFGDRFSTAFALTLYSVPSFWLGLLLIITLSVGIGPIPGIFPTGGMESGDESGFGYVLDVAHHLVLPVVTLVAVEYARTLLVMRSSLLDEMGSDYLTTARAKGLRDDVVRRRHAVPNAMLPTVTLLFVNLGNTVAGAILVETVFSWPGLGGLFYQALSVPDLPLVQALFFVFAAAVILMNTLADVIYPLLDPRVGR; from the coding sequence ATGAGCACAGACAGCACACCCGCGCTGCTGAAGAGCGCGCCGGGCGTGGACAGTGCGCAGACCGACGGTCCGGCTCCGGCCGGGCCGTCGGCCCGCGGTCCGCGATCCCGCAGCACGACCGCGTACCTCCGCTATGTGGCGGGCAAGCTGGCCGGTGCGGCCGTCTCCCTGTTCGCCGTGCTCGTCACCAGCTTCTTCCTGTTCCGGCTGATCCCCGGCGACCCGGTGAAGCAGATGACCGGCGGCCGCCAGGTGTCCACGGAACAGATCGCCGCGATGCGCCGCGAGTTCGGGCTGGACCTGCCGCTGTGGCAGCAGTTCACCCAGTACTGCGGAAAGGCGCTCACCGGGGACTTCGGTACCTCGTACCAGTTCCGCGCCCCCGTCATGGACAAGATCTCCGAGGCCCTGCCCGCGACGCTGCTGCTCACCGGCACCGCCTTCGTGATCTACACGGTGATCGGCATCTGGCTGGGTGCGAGGTCGGCCTGGCGCAACGGCTCCTTCGGAGACCGCTTCAGTACCGCGTTCGCGCTGACGCTGTACTCGGTGCCGTCCTTCTGGCTCGGGCTGCTGCTGATCATCACGCTGTCGGTGGGCATCGGCCCGATCCCCGGGATCTTCCCGACCGGCGGCATGGAGTCCGGCGACGAGAGCGGCTTCGGATACGTCCTGGACGTGGCCCACCACCTGGTGCTGCCGGTCGTCACCCTCGTCGCCGTCGAGTACGCCCGCACCCTCCTGGTGATGCGCTCCTCGCTGCTCGACGAGATGGGCAGCGACTATCTCACCACCGCGCGTGCGAAGGGGCTGCGCGACGATGTCGTACGCCGCCGCCACGCCGTGCCGAACGCGATGCTGCCGACCGTGACCCTGCTCTTCGTGAACCTGGGCAACACGGTGGCGGGAGCCATCCTCGTGGAGACCGTGTTCTCCTGGCCGGGCCTCGGCGGGCTCTTCTACCAGGCGCTGAGCGTGCCCGACCTGCCCCTGGTGCAGGCACTGTTCTTCGTCTTCGCCGCCGCGGTGATCCTGATGAACACGCTCGCCGACGTGATCTATCCGCTGCTCGATCCCCGGGTGGGCCGATGA
- a CDS encoding ABC transporter permease produces the protein MTTSTDAVKTSSPRALARARRRRAVVRFWRAYRTHRAGIAGLVVLGVIGLLAIVAPLLVGADSRSVTGATGGPMESPSSKFPLGTDQFGRSLLALLLWGTRVSLTVGLLAAFLSVAIGTLVGITAGHFKGWYGTVIMRITDWFLVMPTLVLAIALATVLSRSVWTTILAIGVTTWPTTARLVRAQTLSVESRPYIERSKALGGGHGHIMSRHVLPNVMPLVLSQTTLVISTAILTEATLAFLGLGDPTIVSWGGLLQDAREAGAVSSGNWWYLAPPGLAIAVVALAFTLCGRTIESVLNPKLGVTR, from the coding sequence ATGACGACCTCGACCGATGCCGTGAAGACCAGCAGTCCGCGGGCGCTCGCCCGGGCACGTCGGCGCCGGGCCGTGGTCCGCTTCTGGCGCGCGTACCGCACCCACCGCGCGGGGATCGCCGGGCTCGTCGTGCTCGGGGTGATCGGTCTGCTGGCGATCGTCGCCCCCCTGCTGGTGGGCGCCGACTCGCGGAGCGTCACCGGGGCGACCGGCGGCCCGATGGAGTCGCCCAGCTCAAAGTTCCCTCTCGGCACCGACCAGTTCGGGCGCAGCCTGCTGGCGCTGCTGCTCTGGGGTACGAGGGTCTCGCTGACCGTCGGCCTGCTCGCAGCGTTCCTCTCAGTGGCGATCGGCACGCTGGTCGGCATCACCGCGGGACACTTCAAGGGCTGGTACGGGACCGTGATCATGCGGATCACCGACTGGTTCCTCGTCATGCCGACCCTCGTGCTCGCCATCGCGCTGGCCACGGTGCTCTCCCGGTCGGTCTGGACGACGATCCTGGCGATCGGCGTGACGACCTGGCCGACGACCGCCCGTCTGGTGCGCGCCCAGACCCTGTCCGTCGAGTCACGCCCGTACATCGAGCGGTCCAAGGCCCTCGGCGGCGGGCACGGCCACATCATGTCCCGCCACGTCCTGCCCAATGTGATGCCGCTGGTGCTCTCGCAGACCACGCTGGTGATCTCCACCGCCATTCTCACCGAGGCGACCCTGGCCTTCCTCGGGCTCGGTGATCCCACGATCGTCTCCTGGGGCGGACTGCTCCAGGACGCCCGCGAAGCGGGTGCGGTCAGCTCCGGGAACTGGTGGTACCTCGCTCCGCCCGGACTCGCCATCGCCGTCGTCGCCCTCGCGTTCACGCTGTGCGGCCGCACGATCGAGTCCGTGCTCAACCCCAAGCTGGGGGTGACCCGTTGA
- a CDS encoding ABC transporter ATP-binding protein — protein sequence MTTSEPTTGQPLLDVRNLHVTYGSGASAVPAVRGIDLRVDAGQKLGIAGESGCGKSTLALALLRLLPASATLTGEILLDGEDILAMKWGRLRAVRWAGASIVFQGAMHSLNAVHRIGDQIAEPILLHRKATPAAARRRAGELLEQVGLPTARADAYPHELSGGQRQRVMIAMALACDPRLVIADEPTTALDVMIQAQILRLIEQLVADQDLGLIMISHDLAVLSDTCDRLAVMYAGRVVEEGPAKQVYDNAAHPYGNALSAAFPRIGDLSSRHAPRGLPGDPPDPSALPSGCTFHPRCPVALGTCATEDQHLRSAGAGRSAACVLVGPGGGPTAEPAAEEARSTT from the coding sequence TTGACCACATCCGAGCCGACGACCGGGCAGCCGTTGCTCGACGTCAGAAATCTCCACGTCACCTATGGATCGGGGGCATCGGCCGTCCCCGCCGTGCGCGGCATCGATCTGCGGGTCGATGCCGGACAGAAGCTCGGCATCGCCGGGGAGTCCGGCTGCGGGAAGTCGACACTCGCGCTCGCGCTGCTGCGGCTGCTCCCCGCGTCCGCGACGCTGACGGGCGAGATCCTGCTCGACGGGGAGGACATCCTCGCCATGAAGTGGGGCCGGCTGCGGGCGGTCCGCTGGGCCGGGGCCTCGATCGTCTTCCAGGGCGCCATGCACTCGCTGAACGCCGTGCACCGCATCGGGGACCAGATCGCCGAACCGATCCTGCTCCACAGGAAGGCGACACCCGCCGCCGCGCGCAGGCGAGCCGGTGAACTGCTGGAACAGGTCGGTCTGCCGACGGCCCGCGCCGACGCGTATCCGCACGAGCTCTCCGGTGGTCAGCGCCAGCGCGTGATGATCGCGATGGCCCTGGCCTGCGATCCGCGGCTCGTCATCGCCGACGAGCCGACCACGGCGCTCGACGTGATGATCCAGGCGCAGATCCTGCGGCTGATCGAACAGCTCGTCGCCGACCAGGACCTCGGCCTCATCATGATCAGCCATGACCTGGCGGTCCTCTCCGACACCTGCGACCGGCTCGCCGTGATGTACGCGGGGCGGGTCGTCGAGGAGGGTCCGGCCAAGCAGGTCTACGACAACGCCGCCCACCCCTACGGAAACGCGCTGTCCGCCGCCTTCCCGAGGATCGGTGACCTGTCGTCGCGGCACGCCCCGCGCGGCCTGCCGGGCGACCCGCCGGACCCCTCGGCGCTGCCGTCCGGCTGTACGTTCCATCCGCGCTGCCCGGTCGCGCTCGGCACCTGCGCGACCGAGGACCAGCACCTGCGCAGCGCCGGAGCCGGGCGCAGCGCGGCCTGTGTGCTCGTCGGGCCCGGCGGCGGGCCGACCGCCGAACCGGCCGCCGAGGAAGCAAGGAGCACGACATGA